A genomic window from Trueperella bialowiezensis includes:
- the rpsI gene encoding 30S ribosomal protein S9 — MAETTVETEELEDLSSYTTETAEEQTGQGASLTAPGAGLGRRKEAVARVRLLPGTGQWKINGRTLEDYFPNKLHQQLVNDPFTLLDLKGRFDVVARIHGGGTSGQAGALRLGISRALNEIDREANRPALKKAGFLTRDARAVERKKAGLKKARKASQYSKR, encoded by the coding sequence GTGGCTGAGACCACCGTCGAAACTGAAGAGCTCGAAGATCTGAGCTCGTACACAACTGAGACTGCCGAGGAACAGACCGGCCAGGGCGCTTCGCTCACCGCGCCGGGTGCTGGCCTTGGCCGCCGTAAGGAAGCGGTCGCCCGCGTCCGCCTCCTCCCTGGCACCGGCCAGTGGAAGATCAACGGCCGTACGCTGGAAGACTACTTCCCGAACAAGCTGCACCAGCAGCTCGTCAACGATCCGTTCACGCTTCTTGACCTCAAGGGGCGCTTCGATGTTGTTGCCCGCATCCATGGTGGCGGCACGTCCGGCCAGGCCGGCGCGCTGCGCCTCGGCATTTCGCGTGCACTCAACGAGATCGACCGCGAGGCGAACCGCCCGGCCCTGAAGAAGGCTGGCTTCCTCACACGCGACGCCCGCGCAGTTGAGCGTAAGAAGGCAGGACTGAAGAAGGCTCGTAAGGCTTCGCAGTACTCCAAGCGCTAA
- a CDS encoding bifunctional ADP-dependent NAD(P)H-hydrate dehydratase/NAD(P)H-hydrate epimerase — translation MIRAFSAEAVRSAEAPLLAAGEPLMRRASYAIANRTISYLRAGGFTIPGSTVLALVGPGNNGGDALFASAFLADRGLDVTALYTGTVHDAGLAAARRAGVRLIELVEPTSARSLAELRDWAAYGGIWIDGLLGIGARGAAREPFATWISVLDAGRRASPDEPFIIAVDVPSGVSVDDGELPGPVLPASLTVATGCAKPAHLLPPARYVCGDVDVVDLGFDAHLPAQAEVCELSDADVADLWPVPGLADHKYTRGVVGLITGSQTYPGAGVLSVAGALAAGPGMVRYWGGSPHVVQAYPEVVPGSGQVHSLVVGSGLDDLTGVANEVTAALDAGIPVVLDAGAIELAYTRKLPEWAVLTPHAGELTALLSARGLQTDRAEVESRPAWAARTAATLTGASVVAKFATDVIASPSGQLYAQGGAPAWRATAGAGDVLAGLIGTVLAMNAEHACEPGQASLLAAAATHIHGQAAALAAGSGRPIRALDIAAHIPPVIERILT, via the coding sequence ATGATTCGAGCGTTTTCGGCTGAGGCGGTACGGTCTGCTGAAGCGCCGCTGTTGGCGGCCGGCGAGCCGCTCATGCGCAGAGCATCGTATGCGATCGCGAACAGGACAATCAGCTACCTGCGGGCTGGCGGTTTTACGATCCCTGGCTCGACCGTGCTCGCCCTCGTGGGGCCGGGCAACAACGGGGGAGATGCCCTATTCGCATCCGCGTTTCTCGCCGACCGCGGCCTTGACGTGACCGCGCTGTATACGGGAACGGTTCACGACGCCGGGCTCGCCGCGGCTAGGCGGGCAGGCGTGCGGCTTATCGAACTTGTTGAGCCGACGTCGGCCAGGTCCCTTGCCGAGCTACGCGATTGGGCGGCCTACGGTGGCATTTGGATCGACGGCCTGCTCGGCATCGGCGCGCGCGGGGCAGCACGCGAACCATTCGCCACGTGGATCTCAGTACTCGACGCCGGACGCCGCGCCAGCCCCGACGAACCGTTCATCATCGCCGTCGACGTGCCATCCGGGGTGAGTGTTGACGACGGCGAACTGCCCGGCCCGGTGCTTCCCGCCTCGCTCACTGTTGCCACCGGGTGTGCCAAGCCCGCACACCTCCTGCCTCCTGCGAGGTACGTGTGCGGTGATGTCGACGTCGTTGACCTCGGCTTTGACGCGCATCTGCCAGCCCAAGCCGAAGTATGCGAGCTATCGGATGCCGACGTCGCAGATTTGTGGCCCGTACCCGGCCTGGCAGATCACAAATATACGCGCGGAGTGGTCGGCCTGATCACCGGCTCGCAGACCTACCCGGGTGCGGGTGTGCTGAGCGTGGCCGGAGCGCTCGCGGCTGGGCCCGGCATGGTGCGCTACTGGGGTGGCAGCCCGCACGTGGTGCAGGCTTATCCGGAGGTCGTGCCCGGTTCTGGGCAGGTGCACAGCCTCGTAGTCGGAAGCGGGTTGGACGACCTGACTGGCGTGGCTAACGAGGTCACGGCTGCACTTGACGCCGGTATTCCCGTCGTCCTCGATGCCGGCGCAATCGAGCTGGCCTATACGCGCAAACTTCCCGAATGGGCGGTCCTCACCCCGCATGCTGGCGAACTCACAGCGTTGCTGAGCGCTCGCGGCCTGCAAACGGATCGGGCGGAGGTTGAATCTCGGCCCGCGTGGGCTGCACGCACCGCGGCCACGCTCACGGGAGCGAGCGTCGTCGCAAAATTCGCAACAGACGTGATCGCCTCACCAAGCGGTCAGCTGTATGCCCAAGGAGGTGCGCCCGCGTGGCGGGCAACCGCAGGAGCGGGAGACGTACTTGCCGGCCTCATCGGAACCGTGCTCGCCATGAACGCCGAGCACGCGTGTGAACCTGGCCAGGCGAGCCTGCTGGCTGCAGCTGCCACGCACATTCACGGGCAGGCCGCCGCGCTCGCGGCAGGCTCTGGGCGACCAATCAGGGCGCTCGACATCGCTGCCCACATCCCGCCGGTGATTGAAAGGATACTGACGTGA
- the coaA gene encoding type I pantothenate kinase produces MADGSSAFVTFSHDEWAELAQNAPLPLTQADLDRLSSLGDPIDLQEADAVYRPLSALMQTYAKHTSGLYRETSAFFRRDVERTPWIVGIAGSVAVGKSTAARLLRQLLSRWPHTPNVDLVPTDGFLYPNAVLHERGIMGRKGFPESYDRRALIDFLHRVKSGEEEVTVPVYDHVSYDIVPGEKIVIRKPDILIVEGLNVLQPAHPKSRSQLTVSDYFDFSIYLDAAESHLVDWYVSRFRSLRSTAFSDERSYFRSYANLSDEEATATARQIWSSINLPNLRENIAPTRSRAKVILTKGADHLIERIQLRKI; encoded by the coding sequence ATGGCCGATGGAAGTTCCGCTTTTGTTACGTTTTCGCACGACGAATGGGCCGAGCTCGCCCAGAACGCGCCGTTGCCGCTCACCCAGGCTGATCTGGACCGACTCTCTTCGCTCGGTGACCCGATCGATTTGCAGGAGGCCGACGCCGTCTACCGGCCACTATCCGCTCTCATGCAAACATATGCGAAACACACCTCTGGCCTGTACCGGGAAACAAGCGCATTCTTCCGCCGTGACGTGGAACGCACGCCGTGGATCGTGGGGATCGCCGGCTCTGTCGCCGTCGGCAAATCAACTGCCGCGCGTCTGCTACGCCAGCTACTTTCCCGCTGGCCGCACACACCCAACGTCGACCTCGTGCCCACCGACGGCTTCCTCTACCCGAACGCCGTCCTCCACGAACGCGGCATCATGGGCCGCAAAGGATTCCCCGAATCCTACGACAGGCGGGCGCTCATCGACTTCCTCCACCGAGTCAAATCCGGCGAAGAGGAAGTCACCGTTCCCGTCTACGACCACGTCTCCTACGACATCGTGCCCGGCGAAAAGATCGTCATCCGCAAACCAGATATTTTGATCGTCGAAGGCCTCAACGTGCTCCAACCGGCACATCCCAAGTCACGATCGCAGCTCACCGTTTCGGACTACTTCGACTTTTCCATCTATCTCGACGCCGCCGAATCCCACCTGGTTGACTGGTACGTCTCCCGTTTCCGCTCACTACGCTCAACAGCGTTTTCTGACGAACGATCCTACTTCCGCTCGTATGCCAACCTGTCCGATGAGGAAGCCACAGCCACGGCGCGGCAAATCTGGTCGTCCATTAACCTGCCCAACTTGCGCGAGAACATTGCCCCCACGCGCTCGCGCGCGAAAGTCATCCTCACGAAAGGCGCCGACCACCTCATCGAACGCATCCAACTGCGCAAAATCTAG
- the glmM gene encoding phosphoglucosamine mutase has translation MARLFGTDGVRGLANREITPEFSLLLGQAAARVLAEDATGRPKAIIGRDTRQSSAMLSHAVGSGLASAGVDVEHVREIPTPGIAYLTSERGYDLGVMISASHNAMPDNGIKFINAEGFKLDDAIEDRIEANMSNSWERPVGADVGHISESSEVSDRVYMDHLVRCGQPLEGLSIVLDCANGAASRVAPKVFQELGADVVVINASPDGRNINLNSGSTHTHRLQAMVKAADADMGFAFDGDADRCLAVDHYGNLVNGDQIMGLLALAMKERGELRNNTLVITVMSNLGLRLALQEKDINYKITGVGDRYVLEEMLAGNYVLGGEQSGHVINLDHSTTGDGTLTAILIASEVARRQEKLAQAVSFVEELPQRLINVADVDKTRVDEISDAVDKAEAKLGEAGRVLIRASGTEPLIRVMVEAKTQELTDEVAEDLAALVKERLSL, from the coding sequence ATGGCACGGTTATTTGGAACCGACGGCGTTCGCGGGCTTGCGAATCGTGAAATCACTCCGGAGTTTTCCCTCCTGCTCGGTCAGGCTGCCGCGCGGGTCCTTGCGGAGGATGCGACGGGGCGGCCGAAGGCGATTATTGGGCGTGATACTCGCCAGTCGTCGGCGATGCTCTCGCACGCGGTGGGCTCCGGGCTTGCATCGGCAGGTGTGGATGTGGAGCACGTGCGTGAAATCCCCACACCCGGAATTGCTTACCTGACGTCCGAGCGTGGTTACGATCTTGGCGTCATGATCTCCGCTTCGCACAACGCGATGCCGGATAACGGCATTAAGTTCATTAACGCGGAAGGCTTTAAGCTCGACGACGCGATTGAAGACCGTATTGAAGCGAACATGTCTAATTCGTGGGAACGCCCGGTTGGCGCGGACGTCGGCCACATTTCTGAATCGTCAGAGGTCTCTGACCGGGTGTACATGGATCATCTCGTGCGCTGTGGCCAGCCGCTGGAGGGGCTGAGTATCGTGCTTGATTGCGCGAATGGTGCTGCTTCTCGGGTCGCGCCGAAGGTGTTCCAAGAGTTGGGCGCTGACGTCGTCGTGATTAATGCGAGCCCAGACGGCCGCAACATTAACCTCAACTCCGGCTCAACGCACACGCATCGTTTGCAAGCAATGGTGAAGGCTGCTGACGCCGATATGGGATTTGCGTTTGATGGCGACGCCGATCGGTGCCTAGCCGTTGACCATTATGGGAACCTCGTCAACGGCGATCAGATTATGGGTCTGTTGGCACTCGCGATGAAAGAGCGCGGGGAGTTGCGCAATAACACGCTCGTTATCACCGTCATGTCGAATCTGGGTTTGCGGCTCGCGTTGCAGGAAAAGGACATCAACTACAAGATTACCGGCGTGGGTGACAGGTATGTGTTGGAGGAGATGCTCGCCGGTAACTATGTGCTTGGTGGCGAGCAGTCCGGGCACGTCATTAATCTTGATCATTCGACGACGGGCGATGGCACGCTGACCGCAATTCTCATTGCTTCTGAGGTTGCTCGCCGGCAAGAAAAGCTCGCGCAGGCGGTGTCATTCGTGGAGGAACTCCCGCAGCGCCTGATCAATGTGGCCGACGTCGACAAGACGCGTGTCGATGAGATTTCTGATGCTGTGGACAAGGCGGAAGCGAAACTGGGTGAGGCGGGCCGTGTGCTGATCCGCGCGTCGGGTACAGAGCCACTGATTCGGGTGATGGTCGAGGCGAAAACCCAGGAGCTCACCGACGAGGTGGCTGAAGATTTGGCTGCGCTTGTCAAGGAACGCCTGTCGCTCTAA
- the rplM gene encoding 50S ribosomal protein L13: MRTFTPKAGDIESKWYVIDATDVVLGRLAAQVAPLLRGKHKPTFTPNVDCGDHVIIINAEKVALTGMKHEQKMAYRHSGYPGGLKATSYAELLEENPERAVYKAIAGMLPKNTLGRTQLKKLKIYRGSEHPHSAQQPEVFELKPPVK, encoded by the coding sequence GTGCGCACTTTTACACCGAAGGCTGGAGACATCGAGTCGAAGTGGTACGTCATCGACGCCACCGACGTCGTTCTTGGCCGCTTGGCAGCTCAGGTTGCCCCTCTGCTCCGTGGGAAGCATAAGCCGACCTTCACGCCGAATGTTGACTGCGGTGACCACGTCATTATTATCAACGCTGAAAAGGTCGCCCTGACCGGCATGAAGCACGAGCAGAAGATGGCCTACCGCCACTCCGGTTACCCGGGTGGACTCAAGGCCACGTCCTACGCTGAACTCCTCGAAGAGAACCCCGAACGCGCCGTTTACAAGGCGATCGCGGGCATGCTTCCGAAGAACACGCTGGGCCGTACGCAGCTGAAGAAGCTCAAGATCTACCGTGGCAGCGAGCACCCACATAGTGCTCAGCAGCCAGAAGTTTTTGAACTCAAGCCGCCAGTCAAGTAA